Proteins encoded together in one Desulfomicrobium escambiense DSM 10707 window:
- the tmcB gene encoding electron transfer complex ferredoxin TmcB — protein sequence MKERVWIKDEGIERGAEKLTPERIEKTINQVLDNEAGSRLKAYVETCAHCGLCSEACHFYLSRDRDPRFSPVGKVKQTIWEMLDKKGKVSTEFMKQAVQVAQTECNMCRRCVQYCPFGIDIAYMMSLVRRISHKLEITPLYIQDTAHSHSATMNQMWVKDDEWIDALHWQEDEMREELPNARIPLEKEGAEIMYSVIGPEPKFRTQLIYQAAAIMNEAGMDWTMPATPGWDNSDMAMYTGDSEMMGRLKRLHFETAARLRVKKIVMGECGHAFRSVYDTGNRVLGWRMPPIPVVHALEFYWDLLNEGKIKVAKLFEEPVTFHDPCNVVRGRGLHEKAREVVRAFCPNFIEMTPNREHNYCCAAGGGVINCGPPFKNSRVESNRVKAEQLQATGVKVCIAPCHNCHGGLEDIIHKYKLDMQLKFLGEIIYDCMEKPNAV from the coding sequence ATGAAAGAACGCGTCTGGATAAAGGACGAAGGTATTGAAAGGGGGGCCGAAAAGCTGACCCCCGAGAGGATCGAGAAGACGATCAATCAGGTGCTCGACAATGAGGCCGGGTCCCGCCTGAAGGCGTACGTCGAGACGTGCGCTCACTGCGGACTGTGCTCCGAGGCCTGCCATTTCTACCTCTCCCGCGACCGTGACCCCCGGTTCTCGCCGGTGGGCAAGGTCAAGCAGACCATCTGGGAGATGCTCGACAAGAAGGGCAAGGTCTCGACCGAATTCATGAAGCAGGCCGTGCAGGTGGCGCAGACCGAGTGCAACATGTGCCGCCGCTGCGTGCAGTACTGTCCCTTCGGAATCGATATCGCCTACATGATGTCGCTGGTGCGCCGCATTTCACACAAACTGGAGATCACGCCGCTCTACATCCAGGATACGGCTCATTCCCATTCTGCGACCATGAACCAGATGTGGGTCAAGGACGACGAGTGGATCGACGCCCTGCACTGGCAGGAGGACGAGATGCGCGAAGAACTGCCCAACGCGCGCATCCCGCTGGAGAAGGAAGGGGCCGAGATCATGTACTCGGTCATCGGGCCCGAGCCCAAGTTCCGGACCCAGCTCATCTACCAGGCCGCGGCCATCATGAACGAGGCGGGCATGGACTGGACCATGCCGGCTACCCCCGGCTGGGACAACTCCGACATGGCCATGTACACGGGCGACTCCGAGATGATGGGACGCCTGAAGCGCCTGCATTTCGAAACGGCGGCCAGGCTGCGGGTCAAGAAGATCGTCATGGGCGAGTGCGGTCACGCCTTCCGCTCCGTATACGATACGGGCAACCGCGTTCTCGGCTGGCGCATGCCCCCCATTCCGGTCGTGCACGCCCTGGAGTTTTACTGGGACCTGCTGAACGAAGGGAAGATCAAGGTCGCCAAGCTGTTCGAGGAGCCCGTGACCTTCCACGATCCGTGCAACGTCGTGCGCGGCCGAGGTCTGCACGAAAAGGCGCGCGAAGTGGTGCGGGCCTTTTGCCCCAACTTCATCGAGATGACGCCCAACCGGGAACACAACTACTGCTGCGCCGCGGGCGGCGGTGTCATCAACTGCGGGCCGCCATTCAAGAACTCCCGCGTGGAAAGCAACAGAGTCAAGGCTGAACAGCTTCAGGCCACCGGCGTCAAGGTGTGCATTGCCCCGTGCCATAACTGTCACGGTGGACTTGAGGATATTATCCACAAGTACAAACTGGACATGCAGCTCAAGTTCCTTGGTGAGATTATCTACGATTGCATGGAAAAACCAAATGCTGTCTAG
- the tmcC gene encoding TmcC family electron transfer complex membrane anchor subunit — protein sequence MQDIYLLVSGPLAWAAWTIFALGSIWKIWSTLSVARQKDQVLLNYVSLKYGLRSIINWSIPFNTVNMRLHPVFTGVAFFFHIAFFALLIFVSAHQIMIEEGFGIGWVTIPDAVADIIAFAVIGACIFFGVRRVVRPEVKYVTDWTDFALLALVASPFVTGVLAYHQLGDYMTMVILHMLCAELLLVAIPFTRLSHMLLAPLTRAYIGSEFGMVRHVKDW from the coding sequence ATGCAGGACATTTATTTGCTGGTATCCGGCCCCTTGGCCTGGGCGGCGTGGACCATCTTCGCGCTGGGGTCGATCTGGAAGATCTGGTCGACCCTGAGCGTCGCCAGGCAGAAGGACCAGGTCCTTCTCAACTACGTTTCCCTCAAGTACGGGCTCAGGTCCATCATCAACTGGTCCATCCCGTTCAACACCGTGAACATGAGGCTGCACCCCGTCTTCACGGGCGTGGCGTTCTTCTTTCACATCGCCTTCTTTGCGTTGCTGATCTTCGTGTCCGCGCACCAGATCATGATCGAGGAAGGCTTCGGCATCGGCTGGGTGACCATCCCCGACGCCGTGGCCGACATCATCGCCTTTGCCGTGATCGGCGCCTGCATCTTCTTCGGCGTGCGCCGGGTCGTGCGGCCCGAAGTCAAATATGTCACCGACTGGACGGATTTCGCCCTCCTCGCCCTCGTGGCCTCGCCGTTCGTGACGGGCGTCCTCGCCTACCATCAGCTGGGCGACTACATGACCATGGTCATCCTGCACATGCTGTGCGCCGAGCTCCTGCTCGTGGCCATCCCCTTCACGCGTCTGAGTCACATGCTTCTGGCTCCCTTGACCAGGGCATACATCGGTTCCGAGTTCGGCATGGTGCGCCACGTCAAGGATTGGTAA
- the tmcD gene encoding electron transfer complex subunit TmcD, which translates to MSDYSAWDWGVGSRTVADLTECDCDVEWREENQASPDGEQVGAVVKTGEGEFSVCVNGSCWEPRYERIWYLRYSPDGRLAGLANDQGDWTMCVDGEQWEESFGFLFNTMFSKDGSVIACCVADSMTYGMVVDGVAWENLYANANNFHLSADGKKSAAVVQTIPLGQAEVFKFKDGIFSVAVDGEAWDVNFVNAWSPRFSADNSSVAAQVRLNLFDYTIVVDGKPWNAIFNQVWEPLFHPKSKSVVAPVRLSGKWGMAQDGKVIWQPSFFQTWQQQFSPSGDKLAAIVCPEYGRWTLAVDGKPWNTTFGDMVMDMTFSPDGKRLAALGKQDGKWTVFADDKPWGGQYDMCFAPVFSPDSKHVAARVEKKGKFTIAVDGKDYGQGFDQCFDPTFSPDGSKVLIRAIADGKYMRIVEPVAKIIG; encoded by the coding sequence ATGAGTGACTATTCTGCCTGGGATTGGGGCGTAGGCTCCAGAACCGTGGCCGACTTGACCGAATGTGACTGCGACGTTGAGTGGCGGGAGGAAAACCAGGCCAGCCCGGACGGCGAGCAGGTGGGTGCAGTCGTCAAGACCGGCGAGGGCGAATTCAGCGTCTGCGTCAACGGATCGTGCTGGGAACCCAGGTATGAGCGTATCTGGTATCTGCGGTACTCACCTGACGGGCGTCTGGCCGGTCTGGCCAACGACCAGGGCGACTGGACCATGTGCGTCGACGGCGAACAGTGGGAGGAAAGCTTCGGCTTCCTGTTCAACACCATGTTTTCCAAGGACGGATCGGTCATCGCCTGCTGCGTCGCCGACTCCATGACGTACGGCATGGTCGTGGACGGCGTGGCTTGGGAAAACCTCTACGCCAACGCCAACAATTTTCATCTGAGCGCCGACGGAAAGAAATCCGCCGCCGTGGTGCAGACCATCCCCCTGGGGCAGGCCGAAGTCTTCAAGTTCAAGGACGGCATCTTTTCCGTGGCCGTGGATGGGGAAGCCTGGGACGTCAATTTCGTCAACGCCTGGAGCCCGCGCTTCAGCGCCGACAATTCGTCCGTGGCCGCGCAGGTGCGTCTGAACCTGTTCGACTACACCATCGTCGTGGACGGCAAGCCCTGGAACGCCATCTTCAACCAGGTGTGGGAGCCCCTGTTCCATCCCAAGAGCAAATCGGTGGTGGCGCCGGTGCGCCTGTCCGGCAAATGGGGTATGGCCCAGGACGGCAAGGTCATCTGGCAGCCGTCGTTCTTCCAGACTTGGCAGCAGCAGTTCAGCCCGTCCGGCGACAAGCTGGCCGCCATCGTCTGCCCCGAATACGGCCGCTGGACCCTGGCCGTGGACGGCAAGCCCTGGAACACCACCTTTGGCGACATGGTCATGGACATGACCTTCAGCCCCGACGGAAAGCGCCTTGCCGCCTTGGGCAAGCAGGACGGCAAGTGGACGGTCTTCGCCGACGACAAGCCTTGGGGCGGCCAGTACGACATGTGCTTCGCCCCGGTATTCTCCCCCGACAGCAAGCATGTCGCAGCCCGGGTCGAGAAGAAGGGCAAGTTCACCATCGCGGTGGACGGCAAGGACTACGGCCAGGGCTTCGACCAGTGCTTCGATCCCACCTTCAGTCCGGATGGAAGCAAGGTCCTCATTCGCGCCATCGCGGACGGGAAGTACATGAGAATCGTCGAACCCGTCGCAAAAATCATCGGATAA